Genomic DNA from Alicyclobacillus fastidiosus:
CCAGCCGAAGCTCAATGCGGCTTCCCACTGCGCGCCAGCCGCTAGAGTCGGCCAACAAAATGGCCGCCTGGCAGGCGGCCTATCTTCAAAACAAGTATTTAAATACGAGCTTCGCTTCATCCGACATCATTTCTTTGTCCCAAGGTGGATCGAACGTCAGTGTGACTTCGACGTCCTCCACGCCCTCCAACGAGGTGAGCCGCTCGACGATCTCGTCCTTGATTTCGTCGTATAGCGGACAGCCCATGGTGGTCAACGTCATCGTCACGTTGATGCGCTTGCCGCCGTCCTCGACATCGATCTTGTACACCATGCCCAAATTGACAATGTCAATTTGAATCTCTGGGTCGAGCACTTCCGTGAGCATGTTACGAACTAGTTCTTCTGTGACCATTTACGATGCACCTCGCTTCCAGCTTACCTCGGACACGCACTTATAGGAGCGACGACAGTTCCGTGTAGTCGAGCTGCAAAGCACTCGCTACCGCCTCGTAAGTGACCTTACCGCGATAGACGTTAAAGCCTTTGGCCAGAGCTGCATCCGCTCTCGCAGCGTCCGCGGCACCCAAGTTGGCCAAGCGGATGGCATATGGCATCGTCGCGTTGGTCAAGGCGAGCGTCGACGTACGAGGCACCGCCCCTGGCATGTTCGCTACTGAGTAGTGTACCACACCGTACTTTTCGTACACTGGGTCGCTGTGCGTGGTAATCCGATCGATGGTGGCGATGGAGCCGCCCTGATCGATAGCGACGTCGACGATCACGCCGCCGGCGTTCATTCCCTGCACCATTTCATCAGTCACGAGTTTCGGTGCACGCGCACCTGGAATCAGCACTGCGCCCACCAACAAGTCTGCACCTTTGATGTGTTCGCGCAGGTTATAGGCGTTCGACATCACCGTGCGAACCTGTCCCCGGAACAACTCGTCCAATTCGCGCAGGCGACGCGCATTCGTGTCGAAAATGGTCACGTCCGCCCCCATCCCGAGCGCCACGCGAGCTGCATTGGTGCCTACGATACCGCCGCCGACGATGACGACGCGCGCAGGCGGTACGCCGGGTACTCCCGCGAGCAGCACACCTCGGCCGCCAAATGGATTTTCGAGGAAGTGCGCCCCGACCTGAATCGACATCCGCCCAGCCACTTCGGACATCGGCGTAAGAAGTGGGAGACTCCTGTCTGGCAACTGAACTGTCTCATAGGCGATGGCCGTCACCCCTGTGTCGACGAGGGCACGGGTCAATTCCGGTTCAGGCGCCAAATGTAAATATGTAAAGAGCGTTAGATCAGACCGGAAGTAGCCAAATTCGGACTGAAGGGGCTCCTTCACCTTCATCACCATGTCCGCGTCGGCCCAGGTCGACTTCGCATCTGAACGGATAGTTGCACCAGCTGATTGAAAATCTGCATCTGAAAACCCGCTGCCCACTCCGGCGTTGGTCTCCACGAATACGTGATGACCCGCGTCGACTAACGCGTGTACACCCGCAGGCGTAATGGCAACGCGGTCTTCATTGTCCTTAATTTCCTTTGGTACTCCGATTCTCACACGGGTTACTCCCTTCACCAATGCTGCCCATTGCAAACGTCGGGCTTTGTCCGCATCTAGTGTACGACTGCGAAAGGTGAAACGCAATGCACCAAAAAGGCGGGCTCATTCGCCCGCCTCACCCGGTTCGCTGATTTTCTTCACGCGCACTCGCCGAGCGCGTGTTGTCGGCACTTGCGCAGCCAACTGCTCGGAGTGCTCCTCAATCCAAGCCTGAATTCGCTTGACGTCACTTGGCGCGATGCGCCAAGTGCGCTCGCCGTAGAGAAATGATTCGCCCGTGAGCTGTTCGGAAAGCGATTCGACTGCGTGACGGACAGACTCTACGGGTACGTGCAGCATGTCAGCCAACTCTGCGAGACTAAACCGTGTCGTCATCGTTGTTCTCCTCATTCAATAGATGTTTTGAGCAGATAGGATGTGCGAATGATCAAAATAAGACCACAAACCATGGCTCCCGACATCGTCCATTGGCGTCTTCCAAAGCACTCTCAGGCAAAACGACGAAACTTAAAAACCGCCCGGCGGTACCTGGATGAGCATCACGTGTACCTTCCGGCTGAAGAAATCCGATTGGCGGTCCGATATCACTCGAAAATTGATATCTGTCGACTGCCCAGGTGCGAGGACGGTTGGCCAGTTCTGATCCGCGTACTCCGGTGTCAAATGATACATAAAGCGAATGCTGTCAAGGGACAGGAAGCTTTGATCAGATGTCGAAGTGAACCAGATGACAGCTCGCGATGTCTTGAGATCGAACGGTTGGTTAGACAGATTGGTCAGATGCGCATCGATCTGGACCGACTGCTCATTGTTGTATAATACGCGCGGTTCAACCTGTAACTGACTGACCTTGACGGGGCTCTTCGTCCACACCTGGCTGGCACTTGCCGTCGGGACAAGATGCGACGCGTAGAAGTGTAGGTGCGGCGTCTCCGCGAGTTCGGTGCTGGATGGTTTGTGCAGGGTGCTGCCTGTCGGGTGAAACCCCCAGACGACCGTTTGATGCGGCTGCACCGTTTCATTCGGTCCATTGACAAAGGTCAACCAATTTTCTGCGTCTGCTTGACTTGCGTCGCTCGACGTAAAGGACAGCACGCCGAATACGTCCGACTCGTGCACAGGCACATCGGAGGTATTCGTCACATTGGCCAGTACGTCGGAGTTGGTCGGGTCACCTGGCAGCGTTCCGATGCGGACATCAGCTATCTGCAACGGAGTTGGCGCCAATCCATACGCCTTCGCGTTGGGCTGAAACGGAACCGTACTCTCCGTCGCCGACGTCTGACGCAGGGATGGATGTCCCATATAAAGGCCCACGCCAACGCCTACCACGACGCAGGCGGCAGCAATGCCACTGACGAGTCCCGCATACCACGACGCGGGGCGCCGCCTGCGATTGGCTTTGGCGATGGGCAGTGCACTCTCCTGAGCGGCATCGAGGATGCGCGACTTCAGGTCGTCTCGAAACGGAACTTCACTCAGTTGCTGCATGATGTGGCGGAGGTCTTTCTCATCTCGATCCGTCATGAAACCCCATTCCCTCCTCACTGAGCGCGCGTTTCAACAACTGTCGCCCCCTGTGTAACCTCGTGCGAACGGCCTGTTCCGTGATGCCGAGGACCTCGGCGACTTCCTGGCCCGACAACTCGCGCTCGTAGTACAGGACCACCACTTCTCGATATTTCTCCGGCAACTGGTAGACCACTTGCCACAGCGCGTCACGTTCGAGCCTGGCCGCAACTTCGGAAGCTGTGTCGGAAACAGGCACGCTCGCAAGCGCGTGGCCGTCGTCGGCCACCTCGTGCTTCGCGCTCCACGAGCGCAGGTGGTCCTTCGCCCGATTCGCCGTGATCGATAGTAGCCATGTTTTCACAGAACTGTTCCCTTGAAACGTTTCCCAATTTCGCCATGCTCGAAGAAAGACATCCTGGGCGATGTCCTCTGCCTTATGATAGTTATGAACATAAGAGTAAGCTAGATGAATGACGTCGCCGCCGTAGGCGTCCATCCACTCTTCCAGCTTAGGCAGCTCGTGCAACGCCCCTCCATCGCTCACTTGACGCGCTTTCGGCATGTTGATTCCCCTTACTGAACGCACGCCTTTAACACTTTAGACGGAGCCCCCGCCTCGGGTGTGACAAAGGCGTGTGTGAATCCTGAAAACATGCTACACTTTCGAGCAGATTAGATAAAGACGTGTCTGGAGGTCAACATGTACAGGACTCTGCGCAGTGTACTATTTCAATTCGATCCGGAGCGGGCCCACCACATCGTCCTCGACAACCTCGGCCGCTGGCCGCAGTTGGCCAAGCTGGCTGTGCGCCCGTGGAAAACGGATGAGATTCTACAGACGACCGTCCTCGGCATGACGGTACCCCATCCGGTTGGCCTGGCAGCCGGACTCGACAAAGACGCCATCGCGGTGCCAGGGCTGTTCCACTGTGGGTTTTCGATCGTCGAGGTCGGGACGGTCACACCCGTTCCTCAACCGGGAAACGAACAGCCGCGGTTGTTTCGGTTAAAGGCGGATGAGGCGCTCGTCAACCGCATGGGCTTCAACAACTTGGGCAGCCGGGCGTGTGCACAGCGCATCGCTCGCATGGACAGCCCAGGTGGCTACATCGGCGTCAATATCGGAAAAAACAAAATCACGCCGAACGAACAAGCGATCGACGACTACGAGAAGGCTTTGTGCGACGTGCTGGACGTCGCCGACTACGTCACGGTCAATCTCAGTTCCCCAAATACACCTGGACTGCGCGACCTGCAGAGCGCGCGAACCATCGTGGCGCTCTTGGACAGGCTCGCTCCACATCTGGAACGAGCACACAAGCCCGTATTTGTGAAACTGTCGCCAGATTTGAGCGATGCGGCCTTGACGCACATTACCGAAGCCCTCATCGAGTCGCGGTTAGTCGGAAACTTAGGGATTATTGCGACGAATACAACGCTGTCCCGCAGCGGATTGAAAAGTGTGGAGAAACGGGAGAGCGGCGGTCTGAGCGGGCGGCCATTGCGAGCCAGATCGACCGAAGTGATCCGCTTGGTTCGCCGCGTCGCCCTTGGACGCCTACCCATTATCGGATGTGGCGGGATATTTAATGGTGACGACGCCTACGAAAAAATCCGCGCTGGCGCCGACTTGCTCCAGATCTACACCGCCTTCATCTACGAGGGCCCACTCGTCGTGCGCAACATCGCCACGCGTCTGGCCGAACGACTGCAGCAGGATGGATTTTCATCTCTCGCCGAAGCCGTCGGCATTGACGCGGACGCGTGACGCCGCGGACGCTCGAACGCGCCCGAGTGCGTCTCGTGGCCCGTTCGCGGCGATCAGAGTCCGACGATGTGATACCCGCCATCCACGTGGATGACCTCGCCGGTGATGCCGCGGCTCAGATCCGAGAGGAAGAATGCCGTGACGTCCCCGACCTCTTCGGCGTCGACGTTGCGTCCAAGCGGCGCCTTCTCCTGCATCGTGTGCAGCACGTCGTTGAACCCACGAACCCCTTTCGCCGCGAGCGTCCGGATGGGTCCGGCCGAGATGGCATTGACGCGGATGTTGTCCTTGCCGAGGTCTTTCGCCAAATAGCGGACGGCCGACTCCAGCGCAGCCTTCGCGACGCCCATCACGTTGTAATTTTCCACCGCGCGCTCGCCACCCAGGTAACTCATCGTCACGATGCCGCCCCCGCTGGTCATCAGCGGCCGAGCGGCCCGCGCGACTGCCACCAGCGAGTACGCGCTGATGTTGTGCGCCAAGAGGAAACCTTCTCGCGAGGTGCCGACGAACTCGCCCTGCAGGTCCTCGACATTGGCGTGAGCGATAGAGTGGACGATTCCGTCGATGCGGCCCGTCGCTTCACCAATCTGCGCAAACGCCTCCTCAATCGACGCGTCGTCGGTGACGTCGCAACGGACGATTGACGCCGATACATCCGGCAACTCTGCCAACAACTTGCGGATTTGTTCCCCCGCGCGCTCGCTGCGGTGTGTCAAGACGAGGTTTGCCCCCTGCTTCGCAGCGGACGCGGCTACCCCCCAGCCGATGCTTCGCTTGTTCGCGACGCCCATTACTACAATGGTCTTGCCAGTCAACAATGCCAAGTGATTACCCCTTTTCCAGTCAGCAAATCCTTCTACATGTATACCATCCGAAGTGCGGGACGTAAATAATCGTAGAAATCCGACAGAGTCTATTTGGAAAACATTCTACAAGTACGTTACAATATTGTCTGAAACCACTCAAATTACATAAGGAGGTTTATTACATGGCACATGAATTGCCGGCACTGCCGTATGCGTTTGACGCACTGGAGCCTCACATCGACGCGTTGACGATGGAAATTCACCATGATCGTCACCACGCAACCTATGTCAACAACCTCAACAAAGCGCTTGAGGGCCAAGCTCAGTTGGAAGGTAAGAGCGTTGAAGACTTGATCAGCGACTTGAATGCGGTTCCGGAAAACATTCGCACGGCTGTTCGCAACAACGGTGGTGGTCACGCGAACCACAGCCTGTTTTGGAACCTCCTCTCCCCAAACGGTGGAGGTCAACCGACGGGTAAATTGGCTGAGGCCATTAACAGCACTTTTGGTAGCTTCGATAAGTTCAAAGAACAATTCGCAGCTGCAGCAACAGGTCGCTTTGGCAGCGGCTGGGCATGGTTGGTCGTCGACGGCGGCAAACTGGCTATCACCAGCACAGCCAACCAAGACAACCCATTGATGGAAGGTAAGAAACCTGTTCTGGGCCTCGACGTCTGGGAACATGCATATTACCTCAAGTACCAGAACAAGCGTCCTGACTACATCGGCGCATTCTGGAACGTCGTCAACTGGGAACAAGCAAACAAGAACTACGAGGCTGCTCAATAATCTCTGATTGCAAAGAGGCCGACTCCTGCACCTGCGTGTGGGAGCCGGCCTTTTTTGTATGTGTCTGACCATTTAATGATAAATATTCGATCCCGACAATTGTAAGGCATCTTCCAAATTATCATGTTACACTAGTTTTAACCTTAACGAACGTAGTTTCCCGATTTGAACAGGGGGTTGAGTCGTGACTAGAGAGATCCCAGGGCGCGTCCACTGGGTCATGCACAAGATCGTCATTCCTACTGTCGCCATCACGTCATCCGCCGCCATCTTGGTCTTCTCCTACGAATATCACGAAAAGCACCTGAACGAACAACTGTTGAGCGGTCAATCTGCACAAGCCCTTGCGGCACAGATCCAAACTCAAATGGATCCACCGCCGGGAAAAGCGAACACCACTTCACCACAGGCCAAAACCGTGAACGACGCGAGCGGTGTAAACGCCTCGAAAGCCGGCCAGACGACGGCCAGCAAACAACCCACAGCGAAAACGGCTCGCCAGTCCGCCTCTGGGAAGAAAGCGGTGAAAAAGCGCGCGACACAAAGCGATCAGCCAGCGGTGACGAGTGAATTGGGTTCGGTTGTCGGCGGCCACGCGCAAACGGTCGACAAGAGCCAACTGGCCGATACGACGGTCGGCTCGAAGGTCGTTCAGTTCGGAGAGTCACCCATGACCACGAGCGTCTCTCAGTCGTTTTCGGACGGCCTTGGC
This window encodes:
- a CDS encoding metal-sulfur cluster assembly factor; this translates as MVTEELVRNMLTEVLDPEIQIDIVNLGMVYKIDVEDGGKRINVTMTLTTMGCPLYDEIKDEIVERLTSLEGVEDVEVTLTFDPPWDKEMMSDEAKLVFKYLF
- the ald gene encoding alanine dehydrogenase, giving the protein MRIGVPKEIKDNEDRVAITPAGVHALVDAGHHVFVETNAGVGSGFSDADFQSAGATIRSDAKSTWADADMVMKVKEPLQSEFGYFRSDLTLFTYLHLAPEPELTRALVDTGVTAIAYETVQLPDRSLPLLTPMSEVAGRMSIQVGAHFLENPFGGRGVLLAGVPGVPPARVVIVGGGIVGTNAARVALGMGADVTIFDTNARRLRELDELFRGQVRTVMSNAYNLREHIKGADLLVGAVLIPGARAPKLVTDEMVQGMNAGGVIVDVAIDQGGSIATIDRITTHSDPVYEKYGVVHYSVANMPGAVPRTSTLALTNATMPYAIRLANLGAADAARADAALAKGFNVYRGKVTYEAVASALQLDYTELSSLL
- a CDS encoding sigma-70 family RNA polymerase sigma factor, which translates into the protein MPKARQVSDGGALHELPKLEEWMDAYGGDVIHLAYSYVHNYHKAEDIAQDVFLRAWRNWETFQGNSSVKTWLLSITANRAKDHLRSWSAKHEVADDGHALASVPVSDTASEVAARLERDALWQVVYQLPEKYREVVVLYYERELSGQEVAEVLGITEQAVRTRLHRGRQLLKRALSEEGMGFHDGSR
- a CDS encoding quinone-dependent dihydroorotate dehydrogenase, with amino-acid sequence MYRTLRSVLFQFDPERAHHIVLDNLGRWPQLAKLAVRPWKTDEILQTTVLGMTVPHPVGLAAGLDKDAIAVPGLFHCGFSIVEVGTVTPVPQPGNEQPRLFRLKADEALVNRMGFNNLGSRACAQRIARMDSPGGYIGVNIGKNKITPNEQAIDDYEKALCDVLDVADYVTVNLSSPNTPGLRDLQSARTIVALLDRLAPHLERAHKPVFVKLSPDLSDAALTHITEALIESRLVGNLGIIATNTTLSRSGLKSVEKRESGGLSGRPLRARSTEVIRLVRRVALGRLPIIGCGGIFNGDDAYEKIRAGADLLQIYTAFIYEGPLVVRNIATRLAERLQQDGFSSLAEAVGIDADA
- the fabI gene encoding enoyl-ACP reductase FabI, encoding MALLTGKTIVVMGVANKRSIGWGVAASAAKQGANLVLTHRSERAGEQIRKLLAELPDVSASIVRCDVTDDASIEEAFAQIGEATGRIDGIVHSIAHANVEDLQGEFVGTSREGFLLAHNISAYSLVAVARAARPLMTSGGGIVTMSYLGGERAVENYNVMGVAKAALESAVRYLAKDLGKDNIRVNAISAGPIRTLAAKGVRGFNDVLHTMQEKAPLGRNVDAEEVGDVTAFFLSDLSRGITGEVIHVDGGYHIVGL
- a CDS encoding superoxide dismutase, whose amino-acid sequence is MAHELPALPYAFDALEPHIDALTMEIHHDRHHATYVNNLNKALEGQAQLEGKSVEDLISDLNAVPENIRTAVRNNGGGHANHSLFWNLLSPNGGGQPTGKLAEAINSTFGSFDKFKEQFAAAATGRFGSGWAWLVVDGGKLAITSTANQDNPLMEGKKPVLGLDVWEHAYYLKYQNKRPDYIGAFWNVVNWEQANKNYEAAQ